The stretch of DNA TTCCCAATCTTCCACTGGATGCCTTCTGCTAAATGCTCCTTGTTGGGGGTCAGCATTACAAAGTTTGGATCAGCTCTTTCATAACTGCATTGCATTTTGGTAATAGAAAAATGAAGGTGAAACACGTGTTAGTAAATAGCCATTAAAACCAGAGCAGCCGAAGCCGATTGACATCAAAAGCAGCGGCCATCAGGCTCCCAAACAAAAGTTAACATGCAGTCATGAACTGGTTGAAAACTTTTACATGCATCATACAATGGAGAGATGGTGGGACACTGAGTTTGTTTGAACAAGGTGAAAATTAAACTAACCTCGCCTCCCTAACATTATCAACATGGATGCCAAATCCAAAAGCCGTCTTTCCGACCCCACGGTCTCTAGTAGCTGAGGACCAATAGAAATATATGATTAGGTCATTACTTATCGTTTGTCTACCAACAATTTGCATTTACATATCTGTCTTAACAAAAGTCGAACCATATACTCGACATAAAAGAAGTAACAGTGTGCTTAAAATGAACATCAAATTGTTTACTTTAAAAGCGCTGGTTTAACTGAAGTTAACAAGGTCAATTGAAAAGTTCATCTGAATAGGGGAAGGAAAGATTAAATCACGTCAATATGGCAGCCCAACAATTCTATAAATCATATACAGGGTAGTTGTCAAGGAAAAGGAAATGCCGACATTCCATGAACATAATATCATTCAACCTCTTTACATGGTAATTGAACGGTCTTGATTTCCAAGAGAACACTTACCATATCATGTGCTTCAAGCCAACATATTTTATCTGTTAAGATTTTAGTTAAAACTAGTGATTCACGGgatcaaaaattctagaaaacaGAAATACCTGAGATGCTGAAAGTGAAAGAAGGTTTCCACCATGATTTGAATGCTAAAGCAGCAGATGAACTGAGTGGTCCCACCTTCCCCTGATAAGATGGATGGTAAATATATGGTTATTGAACTTCATATCCTCTATACACTCGATCAATGATAGCATCAAACCCTACCTTCAACAAGAAATTTTTATTGGCTTGCCAAGATGCACCAACTTGGAAGGTGGAATCTGACGTCACATTTGATGTTTTGTCATCAATCCTTTAACACATAACTAGATAATTTTAGCTCCAACTGCATGCAGCATTGACTGAATCTTACTGTAATCACTTGTACTGAAATACCTTGTTTGTAATTCAAAACCGAAGTCAATATAGTTCGTAATTCCAACCACTTCATTTTCTTCAAGCGGATTCTTCACCTACATAATTGCAACAAATGATTTGTGTAGGTTTAAATACACTTGTGGCAATTAAAAAGTATGAGAAAACATCAAGACAAATAAGCCATGATAAGCTTCCAAATAAAAATCtcgaaaaagaataaaatgcaCTCCAAAGGAGACAAGACAGTTGTCCTTTGTCAATAAAGGATTTGTTCCCACATCCAACATTTTAATATAAGCTATTCCTGATAACGAAATCAGTTTCTTAACTAGAATCACCGCAGAACTTGATTAACTATCATCCAAACTCAGAAACATGGTTACCAGAAATTCGCATACAAGACCAGCTCctatcattcacctccactaaCAAAGGAGAGATgcttctaaaaaattttaagaggCAGCATCTGAAGGCATTAATGCATGAGCAAGATACATACAATTGTTACTGCAGAGTACCAAGGcatattaactctttttaacGGTGTGTTTGTCAGAGGGGGATGGACTAGATATGGAAATCGATGGAAGAAGTTTCTCCCCATTTGAAAGACATActaataacaaaatgaaaatggatgTAACAATTCCATCCATTCTCCTTCATTGCccccaattttttctttttggtctcCTTTGAATTGGTGGATGATGAATGAAAAGgaaatacaaaaataagaactacaaatcacaaaccttaatcccaaTAGTGGGATTGACTACATAAATTTCAGatctccaatcatctctatccatgacAATCTTGACAATTTTATGAAAATCCAAATTATGAAAATCTAAAACCCTATCTATGCAttaagagaaaattttatggaatttttcatttattagtaaacttgtattattttatccacaaaaaaaagagagtaaaCTTGTATTAGAATCATATGCTTACTAATTGAAATAAAGACTAGCAGAGATTGGATAAAATGAAAGCTGGGTAATCTCATTTAATTGAATACCTATAAAGAGGGTATAGTTATCATTTGTCAtctaatatttttctattccatCACTCTCTCAAAGTGAAAGCATTCACATTATTTTCCATCCTCAACTCTCCTATAtagggagaaaaaaaatttcatgttatTCCACTcttttccattccattactaACCCCCTCCCAAACCCCAAGCACATTTCTTAACTCTCTCAACAAGTACAAATTCAGTTCAAGCATATCATAGAACCATGTGATGGAATTCACCTTAATCAAACATATAACCAGTCTTCAAAGGAAAAAGTTGGTGAAACagttaaaaaatatcatatatgcCATTGAATTACATATATCTCCCTCTTAACTGTAATTATGATATATAACATATGTATGCACTATGTCTACAAAGAATATAACAGAAGAATTAAACCCTTCTAAACACACTTTCAAATTTAGTTCTAATCTTTCTAAAAGTCATTGTATTATTAGCCTCTTCAGCGCTTTTGGTTATTTTACTTTTTGAGTACTTAAGGAGGGGGGAGGAGGGAGGAAGGAGGGGAAGCATACCCTTCTTTGGACCACCACATGCTGATAAAAAGAGGCAATGAACTGCGGCAGAGGTTCGAGAAAGAGATATCAGTAAAAAgtataaatgaaataataatcaTGACTAAACCAAGTAAAAAATTGCTGCACATGTTCAATCATTAATGAGTTAAAGCCAGAGTGCAGGAGCTAACAAAATATCCTGtggtatgatcatcaataaatacaGTATTTTCTGCAAGGCATCTGTCGTGTTGAAACAATATAGATGCTTGTCATTAGCATGGCAAATGGCATCATTCACATTAGTAAAAAACATACAACAATTAACCGTCATAACATGCAAGCATCAATATGCATGACCTAGATTCAGCAACTGTTCATCCATCTGTTTTTCTTTAAATGCAGTACTGTTTCCTCAACTTTCAGGAAATGGCATCAATTTTGTGTCAGGATAAATTTTCCCACATAAAGAGaggaaaattcaagaaaaaaataattaacaagaTCTAAAAAAGAGCTATCCAATCTACAAACCTGAGAATTTCGAGCAAGTTCAAGACCAAAATTGAAAGATGGACTCAATGGACTGCCTGATCCTACTCCATAGCCTATAGCACAACTCCAATTTGCTAAATTTGTATACCTTGCTCCATCTTTGCTCCCAGCTATGcagaacaagaacaaaaaagagAGTGTAATATCAGTTCTCTGTGAATCGTATAAGAATCCCAGGAATGCTGTAAGCAGACTGAATCAAGCATATGAAGTTCAAGATGGTACACACTAAGCACAAATTACTAAGAAAATTTTGTTACAAGTAAGCCATGTCAGTATTAAGCCATTTTTGTGGATGCAAACAAGTTAATAGTCAACAGTTGATTATGCTTAGCCCAGATTCATAAGCCACTGAGAAAATTTTGATACAAATGCAAAATTACTaagaaaattttgttaaaaataagccATGTCAATATTAAGCCATTTTTGTGGATGCAAATGAGTTAGTAGTCAACAGTTAATTATGCTTAGCCCAGATTCATAAGCCACTGAGTCCACTTGGAACATAAGGACTGGCATATGTCATCTAACAGAACACAATtctgataatttaattatgaagtACGTAATACTTCATGTGTTCAATGTCTGATATCATGTTCATTGTTATTACAGCTAATTAAGTTAGAGATGCAGCATAAAATTATAACAGAATGCATCCTACAAGTACTTAATTCTACAAGCATCAATATCCAGAAGACTGTTAAATATCAAGAGCTGAGAACCAAACCCGTGACAGTTTagtaatttaaactaaaaagaTCACTCACCAAAGGAATGTTaaataatgagaaaatcaaGGATGAAAACCAAGAACTGTAAGAATTCTAGCAAACCCCAAAGCATGAAAAAAAGAAGTTCTCCAAAACCTTAACCCTCTCCTTATTGGTTGTGATGGAAAACTTATCAAAGAAGTGCTCTCTACCAACCATAGAGAATGCTCACCAAAGTCCAAAGAAACTGAAACTTCAATCTTAGTGTTAATAAATAATGGTCAATACTTACATTGTGGCTCATATTGCACCCCAGTTGTTAACCTTCCTATCTTGCTCACCAGCCATGCACTTTTTGGGAACTCATCTCCCGCTTCATCAAAAAGAGCATAAGAAAATTTGTTGATTATAGTTACCAAATGATACATCCAAAATTCCAATTCAGAAAAACAAAGATAGTCAAGGAACCGTTATTCTCAGAATTTTAATAGACAAATAGTGGCCAATAACAGCTGACTTATTGCTACTAAAGTGGCACGTCCATGACTGCATGATATGACATTTAAACAAATGAAAAGAGGAAACAGGTGAAGCAACATTACAATAGAGATGCAAAGAAACAATTGATTCAAGTTCACAAGCAACATAGAATGTTGACAGCAGAAGAACTGAAGCACAAAGAGCCATAACTCATctgaaaataagagaaaactCAATTACTTGCAATGCAGATCACATACAAGACAATGGCATTAGTGTGGCTCCAACTGAGAGATTTGGTGACCCATATCTCAAGCCCATAACACCATAATCTTCGGAAGACACCCTGCATGATACATCAGCCTTTTCAATCTGACACCATTCACATGAAGGCAACAATAGACTAGAGAATCTACAAGATAACTTACAGGTAGGAACATACCTATTTTTTAGTAGTACTGGGAAAAAACCAAATGCTCCAATACCATATTTAGGGTAGTAAGCACATGACCTTATTAGTAAAATCCTATGATGAAAGCAAACAGACAAACATTAGAAAATGAAGACAATTGGCTACTGAGTACAAaaattcttacaaaaaaaagtGCTCCTTACGGATCAGCATTTGATACAAAAAGGTCCATGAATGTGTGAGGATCATCAACATCACTGCGCGGAATGTTACATTGTCACTCAATAAGCATTTGATGGAATCAATATCATAGTTGCCCAAGACACACATGATACGTATTACAAACAAACACCACATTACCTTTGCCAGCGGAATTGAGCATTTCCTATGATTTTCTCCTCAGGCTTGTGATCGAGTGGACCTGAGACCTGAACATGCTAAGTGGAACAATATATCCTTCCAACTGAtgttcaattattaatttaacaaaatccAGGATACGTTGCAAATAGAGAAACAAACTTTACTTGAATTAAGACACTTCTTAAAGCAATGTATCAGATCTTGTGAAACAGCTTCAGAGCTAAAGCCagaatattgttttttttttctcctttttttgcTCAGTAAAGTCAGAATATTGTTTATATAgaaaggagggggggggggggggggggggggtttgaagccaaaaagaacaagaaagaaacattgCATCCATTTATGATGGCTCACGCAGAAAGGAACTTAACAAAGACAATGAATCTTTTGATAAAACATGCTATTTATACATGAAATGTGTAAATAACATGCAATTATAGGACCTTCATAACTGCTTCATTGATAGACAAAAGAACAACATTGAAAAAAGATTAACCCTTTTTGTTCACAGGATACAACAGAGAAATCAATATGCATGGAACGCTATTCATGATATAAGACTATAAAGAATACTCTCCACTGCGTACCTTCAAACAATATTTATCTGTAAGACCTAAATACCTAAGAAATGAGAACACAAGCACTGCATggatgaaaaaattacactaacATAAGAAGGCAAGAAAACATTAATGAAATTGCTCTAATGAAAAAGTTACAACTTGGATACAGTTGCAATTAAATCAACATGTGGATCATCAATAGGCTTTAGCATGATTCTTGTCCTAAAATGCCTAGCTTCTTCAAAGTAATCTTCAAACAGGCATCTCAAAGCAAGTTTCCCGAATAATAAGTTATATGATGACTCCAACATCCTGCATCATCCCATGATGAGTAAATAAAAATCAACTCTAAACATCTCTTCAAACTGAAATAAGTCACaagctttaaaaaaattatcaaagttGGGTACCAGCATGAAGCCTGTTTGAAGCAACAACAGGGAAGCGAAAAATGTAAAATGCTGAacaataaacccataacttatCTTTATAATTCTTATTGCTATTTTTATGGGTAAATTCATTATATAGTAAATACAGAATTGATTAAAGAACATGATGGATGAGGAATTAGGACTGAATTCATTTTCAACGGTACAGTTGCAAACTTGTTCACTTAACATAGTGTGCGTGCATATGCATACATTTAAAGTAGTGTCCCAATCAGTAACTACCCTAGTAAGCAGGCACTGGCAAATATCAAGTGAACCCTGCGATTGCAACTAGGAGAAGATAGCACCATTACAACTGACAAACaattgataaaattgaaaagataGTATCAAAAAAGGATAATCATACGAACTTTACTGATGCtctaacacaaaaaaaaaaaaaaaaagatgagcaaaaatcaaaagatgaataaaaaggaaTCGTGTACAGAATATTCTACATTCTACAAACAAAATGAGAATAAATTCAAGCATATTCCCATATTATTGTTAGATATAGAGGAATTAGAACTGATAGAATCCATAAATGATCATAAAAATCGAATAACTAGTACCGAAATACACAACGGAATAAAATTCAAGCTATTCAGGATGCATAGACATACAATCAGATGATTCAGACGAATCTTACTTGTAAGCACCAAATTTAGATATTATGTGTCTATCTGCGTGCAATTGGAGGCAGGGGGTTAGAGCGAAACCTGGTGCGGGCAGCGAGGGGAGGGAAATCGAAGAGCGGCGGAACCAACACCATCGGCGGTGGAGGTTCTTTGTTTATCCAACTGAACCATTTCcacatcctctctctctctctctctctctctctctctctcgcaacgCAAGTCTCTCTCTGAAGATTGCCGTGAAATGCTCTTTGGAAAACTATCACGAATCAAATCGAAGTGGGACCCGGGGGCGTAAGGAGGAAGCAATTTGGGAACCAAAATGTTCGGAGACCCGACCGCACATCTCTCCGTCCGGGTTTTCGCTGCAATTCGAGACTCTTTCAACTTTCTAAAGGCCAACAATCCAGTGACCGAGTGACGTGGCAGTTAAATAGAGCAGGCAGGGCCAAACGCTAGtattagaaaatgttttatccattaaattattattttttttttagttttgtttattttataaaacattttttaaaaattagttttatgtATACAAGTATACATATAtgaacatatataaataaatatgtgtacataaatatatatatatacaaaagacACAAGCAACATAACAATTATCTGACATGGATAATTTGAAAGAAGAGACGTGGGCCCCATGTGGGGTGGTGAGGCCCACACACCACCTCCTATTAGCCCGAGCAACATATAagttctgtatatatatatatgtgtgtatattttgtatatatatatgtgtatataactatatacataTCTTTACTTAaactcataatttaatttttatattttaattttttttataataatttaaacttttcattATATTGATTACATTCTTAGATCATATATTTTCTAATCAATTGTAAGCCTCAACAAGATAGTAACCAACACATAAGTAACACACACTtattaagaaagtaacaaatataaaaacttGTTTGTTGGGACAATAAAAGAGTGCCagatcaaatttaaaaaaaaaaaatatttccgaCATCTACTCAACTCACTCTCTATTTTCAACAAAATTACAAAGCTTTTACTTAGGCAATTAAAAGAGCTAATAGCATGGgagaattatttgaaaataaatatgaaggaGAAAAAGGCCAAAGCTAAAGGTGCTCAAACAACAAAGTTGGACACTTTCTTTATCTCGTCACCAATTGCAGCTATTTCTTGTCCTATCACACCGCTCATTCTAGCGTTATTGTTAATTGTCATATTTGCTAATTCCTCATCCCCTAACAATCTCTTTGGTCTTAAGCCACTTTCATTTTTATCCTTTACTTCTCAATCATCGCCAGACACTCAAGAAATAAGTTACGATAAATATGGTAATTAACAACTAAGACTACGTTctgtttattgtttttaaatcatttttaatttttgattttctaaaataataaaaacgcattatttttactgtttttaaaaatatatttttgaaaataaaaaaaaattataaagaaaactcaaaacaacaaaaaaatattttaagtgctttcatccaaaacaaactctaaactcaaaatatatttatttatttatattttattattataatagaaaaaatattacaaaattcattaactatatatttttttaataatatattaacattaaatatttctaatttactgaataatcaaatttattgaataaaatattattaaaaattattttcaaatttcaaagagaacgcgtgttttaattttctattttaagaaatagtttttcaaaatgacaaagagaacgtgtttttaattttttaaaatagattatcaaaacagaaaactgaaaatgaattcaaaactaaaaactgaaaattgaaaagtaaataAAACGCAACCTAAGATTTTTTGGAGACGGATTGTAAATGATCGAAGGATAATTTGGATATTTTAACACACATACATTCTACACTCTAACTTAATTTTGATGAGGTGtataattgatttgaaaatatatgatccaaaaatgtaataaaaataacaaaaatttctGTTGATgtagaaaaaagtaaaaaatataacatttaaattatagatttagccatatattttttgtgcatgtatatgcatatatatatgtatgtgtatatatatattatgtatattgtatttatttataaatatatacatgattttgacaaaaaaaattatttatcacttttgatataaataagagaatgaaTTATAGTTTTCAAATTGataagttaataaaatatatttattctaaattttgaataaaacattttacacctaaataaacaaataatttcattttaacttCAAATTTATAAACAAAAGTAGAAAAGCCACCCCAAGTGGGACGTGCCCCGGATCTTACATCCTCCATGTAAAAGTTAACGATACACAGGCAATTTTTTTTGAGTTgtagttttaatattttttattttttttaaacactaaaaaatattcttaaactacttttataatattaaaaaaaatttatgattatttcgtaacattaaaaaaatatcgaaaacatattttcaatttgaaaattcatttcTATTCACGaatataaatgaatttttttttatctctaactcaaaattcttaattttttctaaaattgtatTCAAGAATTTGTTTGCATATATTACtaaatttgtgtttatttttaaattaaataactatgttttatatttaaaatatatttataaaaagttcttatattttttatttacatatttctctcgtatttttattttttttaaataatattttttaatttatattttatatcatattcatttcacatttttatttttatacaacaCACATAAAAGTTTCCCAGAAAGGACAATAATGGAATCCGATTCGTTCTTTACTGCTTCCAGTCAAGTTGTCTATGAATTGGATGCATGCT from Diospyros lotus cultivar Yz01 chromosome 6, ASM1463336v1, whole genome shotgun sequence encodes:
- the LOC127803965 gene encoding uncharacterized protein LOC127803965 isoform X2, whose protein sequence is MVQLDKQRTSTADGVGSAALRFPSPRCPHQVSGPLDHKPEEKIIGNAQFRWQSDVDDPHTFMDLFVSNADPILLIRSCAYYPKYGIGAFGFFPVLLKNRVSSEDYGVMGLRYGSPNLSVGATLMPLSSGDEFPKSAWLVSKIGRLTTGVQYEPQSGSKDGARYTNLANWSCAIGYGVGSGSPLSPSFNFGLELARNSQFIASFYQHVVVQRRVKNPLEENEVVGITNYIDFGFELQTRIDDKTSNVTSDSTFQVGASWQANKNFLLKGKVGPLSSSAALAFKSWWKPSFTFSISATRDRGVGKTAFGFGIHVDNVREASYERADPNFVMLTPNKEHLAEGIQWKIGKRPMLQSDVNSGNFDGLPRELRPLGKIL
- the LOC127803965 gene encoding uncharacterized protein LOC127803965 isoform X1, producing the protein MWKWFSWINKEPPPPMVLVPPLFDFPPLAARTRMLESSYNLLFGKLALRCLFEDYFEEARHFRTRIMLKPIDDPHVDLIATVSGPLDHKPEEKIIGNAQFRWQSDVDDPHTFMDLFVSNADPILLIRSCAYYPKYGIGAFGFFPVLLKNRVSSEDYGVMGLRYGSPNLSVGATLMPLSSGDEFPKSAWLVSKIGRLTTGVQYEPQSGSKDGARYTNLANWSCAIGYGVGSGSPLSPSFNFGLELARNSQFIASFYQHVVVQRRVKNPLEENEVVGITNYIDFGFELQTRIDDKTSNVTSDSTFQVGASWQANKNFLLKGKVGPLSSSAALAFKSWWKPSFTFSISATRDRGVGKTAFGFGIHVDNVREASYERADPNFVMLTPNKEHLAEGIQWKIGKRPMLQSDVNSGNFDGLPRELRPLGKIL